Proteins from a genomic interval of Pararge aegeria chromosome 26, ilParAegt1.1, whole genome shotgun sequence:
- the LOC120635254 gene encoding zinc finger protein 33B-like yields the protein MDSAIMVESLPIFGTCSLCLVEGVVKSMLIKQITENKTESYTDMLLKCFSIDMAALDLDDTKRLICHMCIKQLESCLEFKEQVEVSLKTLEETIQFKKAEQQIHNCVKVEAASDTKIHDTRNRSLRDVKKELASAIGLSKDNYVDNDSDNERLVFSNVKQESLDDSDFDDHTILNDLIIKKELDEYRPRTRQKTRKKTLSTSKKKVSYSTKRQADLSDTEKMLQSGLFPFKINKNQIYSCAICPEKSAILDDIKTHIMEHNISNISLAFKKMLSSNLQTFYKSCQKLRCKICKTEIPDYDTLKRHITSCVNSSSRWNNLPFKLEKDQLDCPICKKTFLNFVSLNTHMNVHYPNHICDSCGKAFASKARLRGHMRTHEIGDFPCRYCDAVFDRVTKRENHVSKEHKSGIRYACKRCNISLTSFYARQKHLAEVHNEELKRYKCKACTQSYITPGHLSSHVRRDHLNERNHKCSKCDLAFYTRNSLKMHMIKHDGERIHACNICNKSYQRKKTLREHMRIHTNDKRFVCPVCGRAFTQKCTLKGHLKVHDRKVDLVDERIPQPLHSI from the exons ATGGACTCCGCGATAATGGTGGAATCTCTGCCTATATTCGGCACTTGCAGTTTGTGTCTCGTAGAAGGCGTCGTAAAGAGTATGCTAATCAAACAAATCACAGAAAATAAGACAGAATCTTATACTGATATGTTGCTTAAATGCTTTTCCATTGAT ATGGCTGCATTAGATTTAGATGATACAAAAAGACTAATATGCCACATGTGTATTAAACAGTTGGAGAGTTGTCTAGAGTTTAAAGAGCAGGTGGAAGTATCACTGAAAACTTTGGAGGAAACcattcaatttaaaa aagCAGAACAGCAAATACACAATTGTGTTAAAGTCGAGGCAGCGTCTGATACAAAAATTCATg ATACCAGAAATAGATCTTTACGAGATGTGAAAAAAGAATTGGCGTCAGCGATCGGTCTGTCTAAAGACAATTATGTCGACAACGATTCAG ataatGAACGATTAGTATTTTCAAATGTCAAACAAGAGTCTTTGGACGACAGTGATTTCGACGACCACACAA TTCTCAACGATCTCATAATAAAGAAGGAGTTGGACGAGTACCGGCCACGGACCAGACAGAAAACCCGAAAGAAGACTTTGTCCACATCGAAAAAGAAAGTCTCATACTCAACCAAAAGGCAGGCGGACTTGAGCGACACGGAAAAGATGCTACAATCCGGCCTGTTCCCGTTCAAAATAAACAAGAATCAGATATATTCATGCGCGATATGCCCCGAGAAGTCCGCCATTCTGGACGACATAAAAACCCACATAATGGAGCATAACATATCAAACATATCGCTGGCGTTCAAAAAGATGCTTTCCTCGAACCTGCAAACGTTTTACAAGTCCTGTCAGAAGTTGCGCTGTAAAATATGCAAGACGGAGATACCCGATTACGACACCTTGAAACGTCATATAACATCGTGTGTTAACTCAAGTTCTAGATGGAACAATCTGCCATTCAAACTCGAGAAGGACCAGCTAGATTGCCCGATATGCAAGAAGACCTTCCTGAACTTCGTCAGTCTAAACACCCATATGAACGTGCATTACCCGAATCACATATGCGACAGCTGCGGCAAAGCATTCGCCTCGAAAGCCAGGTTACGGGGCCACATGCGTACCCACGAAATAGGCGATTTCCCCTGCAGATACTGCGACGCGGTTTTCGACAGGGTGACAAAAAGAGAGAACCACGTGTCGAAGGAGCATAAATCTGGCATTAGATACGCTTGCAAGCGATGCAATATATCGCTCACCTCGTTCTACGCGCGACAGAAGCATCTAGCTGAAGTACATAACGAGGAGTTGAAGAGGTACAAGTGCAAAGCGTGCACCCAGAGTTATATAACTCCGGGGCACCTGTCGAGTCACGTGAGGCGCGACCATTTGAACGAGAGAAACCACAAATGCAGCAAATGCGATCTCGCGTTCTACACGCGCAATTCCCTCAAAATGCACATGATAAAGCATGACGGTGAACGTATACACGCGTGTAATATATGCAATAAGTCGTACCAGAGGAAGAAAACTTTGAGGGAGCACATGAGGATACATACAAACGATAAGAGGTTTGTCTGTCCGGTCTGCGGGCGGGCTTTCACCCAGAAGTGCACGCTGAAAGGACATTTGAAGGTGCACGATAGGAAAGTGGATTTGGTGGACGAGAGAATCCCTCAGCCTTTGCATTCGATTTAG